The proteins below come from a single Panicum hallii strain FIL2 chromosome 7, PHallii_v3.1, whole genome shotgun sequence genomic window:
- the LOC112899424 gene encoding circumsporozoite protein-like: MENDNFMKNKILCGVLRESITSQQERATASWRQTTGRVSSLDARGAPLGARTSLPGVLRESPCLRSGCGQGAGVECLGEGRAPAESSTVRATAGPGGNLLGGRASLGGGPVLQQLVPGWRRAPGRLGDGGGQAGLRKVEAGGRRQGAEETFWAGAPPWAAALCSGDSSLGGGGHQGSCEMEAARRG; the protein is encoded by the coding sequence TGGAAAATGACAATTTCATGAAAAACAAGATACTGTGTGGGGTCTTGCGGGAGAGCATTACCTCGCAGCAGGAACGAGCTACTGCCTCCTGGCGGCAGACAACTGGGCGGGTGAGCTCTCTGGACGCCAGAGGAGCACCCCTGGGCGCGCGCACCTCCCTGCCTGGGGTCTTGCGGGAGAGCCCCTGCCTGAGGTCTGGGTGTGGGCAGGGCGCCGGAGTAGAGTGCCTGGGTGAGGGCAGGGCACCGGCGGAGAGCTCCACGGTGAGGGCGACAGCAGGGCCCGGAGGAAACCTTCTGGGCGGGCGCGCCTCCCTGGGTGGCGGCCCTGTGCTCCAGCAACTCGTCCCTGGGTGGCGGCGGGCACCAGGGAGGCTGGGAGATGGAGGCGGCCAGGCGGGGCTGAGAAAAGTGGAGGCTGGAGGGCGACGGCAGGGCGCAGAGGAAACCTTCTGGGCGGGCGCGCCTCCCTGGGCGGCGGCCCTGTGCTCCGGCGACTCCTCCCTGGGTGGCGGCGGGCACCAGGGAAGCTGCGAGATGGAGGCGGCCAGGCGGGGCTGA